In one Temnothorax longispinosus isolate EJ_2023e unplaced genomic scaffold, Tlon_JGU_v1 HiC_scaffold_32, whole genome shotgun sequence genomic region, the following are encoded:
- the LOC139824299 gene encoding probable ATP-dependent RNA helicase DHX37 isoform X2, whose translation MGTTIDGYRASVDGVKWFAYFFLEGQVYPKLKRFVPSLLTTPGSITKSWARLIPRTQAIVQTLQSQGVVSKYKLLEIWGLDEKFLLSAYKKWLPESAHAEVAQI comes from the exons ATGGGGACTACCATCGATGGATATAGAGCATCTGTGGACGGTGTAAAGTGGTTCGCGTATTTCTTCTTGGAGGGTCAAGTGTACCCTAAGCTGAAACGATTTGTTCCGTCGTTGCTGACGACACCTGGGAGCATCACCAAGTCATGGGCCAG GTTGATACCACGCACTCAAGCAATAGTACAAACGTTGCAGTCGCAGGGAGTCGTGTCCAAATACAAACTGCTAGAAATCTGGGGTTTGGATGAAAAAt ttctgTTGTCAGCTTACAAGAAGTGGCTGCCGGAATCCGCGCACGCAGAAGTGGCACAGATATGA
- the LOC139824299 gene encoding putative ATP-dependent RNA helicase rha-2 isoform X4 produces MGTTIDGYRASVDGVKWFAYFFLEGQVYPKLKRFVPSLLTTPGSITKSWARLIPRTQAIVQTLQSQGVVSKYKLLEIWGLDEKSYKKWLPESAHAEVAQI; encoded by the exons ATGGGGACTACCATCGATGGATATAGAGCATCTGTGGACGGTGTAAAGTGGTTCGCGTATTTCTTCTTGGAGGGTCAAGTGTACCCTAAGCTGAAACGATTTGTTCCGTCGTTGCTGACGACACCTGGGAGCATCACCAAGTCATGGGCCAG GTTGATACCACGCACTCAAGCAATAGTACAAACGTTGCAGTCGCAGGGAGTCGTGTCCAAATACAAACTGCTAGAAATCTGGGGTTTGGATGAAAAAt CTTACAAGAAGTGGCTGCCGGAATCCGCGCACGCAGAAGTGGCACAGATATGA
- the LOC139824299 gene encoding probable ATP-dependent RNA helicase DHX37 isoform X1, with protein sequence MGTTIDGYRASVDGVKWFAYFFLEGQVYPKLKRFVPSLLTTPGSITKSWARLIPRTQAIVQTLQSQGVVSKYKLLEIWGLDEKFWHIQNVQKKGFNTTGVVVRFRHSSSYTLKA encoded by the exons ATGGGGACTACCATCGATGGATATAGAGCATCTGTGGACGGTGTAAAGTGGTTCGCGTATTTCTTCTTGGAGGGTCAAGTGTACCCTAAGCTGAAACGATTTGTTCCGTCGTTGCTGACGACACCTGGGAGCATCACCAAGTCATGGGCCAG GTTGATACCACGCACTCAAGCAATAGTACAAACGTTGCAGTCGCAGGGAGTCGTGTCCAAATACAAACTGCTAGAAATCTGGGGTTTGGATGAAAAAt TCTGGCATATACAGAATGTCCAAAAGAAAGGGTTTAATACTACAGGAGTAGTGGTTCGATTTCGGCATTCAAGTAGCTACACGTTGAAGGCATGA
- the LOC139824299 gene encoding probable ATP-dependent RNA helicase DHX37 isoform X5 — protein MGTTIDGYRASVDGVKWFAYFFLEGQVYPKLKRFVPSLLTTPGSITKSWARLIPRTQAIVQTLQSQGVVSKYKLLEIWGLDEKYSIQVVLYKISIQ, from the exons ATGGGGACTACCATCGATGGATATAGAGCATCTGTGGACGGTGTAAAGTGGTTCGCGTATTTCTTCTTGGAGGGTCAAGTGTACCCTAAGCTGAAACGATTTGTTCCGTCGTTGCTGACGACACCTGGGAGCATCACCAAGTCATGGGCCAG GTTGATACCACGCACTCAAGCAATAGTACAAACGTTGCAGTCGCAGGGAGTCGTGTCCAAATACAAACTGCTAGAAATCTGGGGTTTGGATGAAAAAt ATTCTATACAAGTAGTTTTATACAAGATTTCTATACAATAG
- the LOC139824299 gene encoding probable ATP-dependent RNA helicase DHX37 isoform X3, with translation MGTTIDGYRASVDGVKWFAYFFLEGQVYPKLKRFVPSLLTTPGSITKSWARLIPRTQAIVQTLQSQGVVSKYKLLEIWGLDEKFKICYTTDSIQVVLYKISIQ, from the exons ATGGGGACTACCATCGATGGATATAGAGCATCTGTGGACGGTGTAAAGTGGTTCGCGTATTTCTTCTTGGAGGGTCAAGTGTACCCTAAGCTGAAACGATTTGTTCCGTCGTTGCTGACGACACCTGGGAGCATCACCAAGTCATGGGCCAG GTTGATACCACGCACTCAAGCAATAGTACAAACGTTGCAGTCGCAGGGAGTCGTGTCCAAATACAAACTGCTAGAAATCTGGGGTTTGGATGAAAAAt TCAAGATATGCTATACTACAGATTCTATACAAGTAGTTTTATACAAGATTTCTATACAATAG